A stretch of the Geovibrio thiophilus genome encodes the following:
- a CDS encoding MacB family efflux pump subunit has protein sequence MNGNRMPLIDLRGIYKTYKTGELSVEVLHGINLKIQQGEFVAIMGASGSGKSTLMNILGCLDQPTEGTYLFMGEDVSRFGKDELARLRREEFGFIFQSYNLISTATAAENTEVPAVYAGIPQHARRKRAIELLTELGLDDRTHHRPTQLSGGQQQRVSIARALMNGGRIILADEPTGALDSKSGTEVMKLLGDLSAKGHTIILITHERRVAEYADRIIEISDGNILSDAVIKKAAEKPEIFSPEPEKVSRFTELTEAAKTAVRSLKSNIFRTVLTLLGIVIGVASVITMLAVGDGAKQEVVDRISSMGSNLMNVRPGAPNMRGRMNIATLVPDDVKAIKDLPNILAAVPEQESSVTVRFEESDHSTKINGTSPDYIIARNWEVAEGTFFTDEDEELYATVAVLGKTVADALFSGREPTGSYILINNIPFQVIGVMSEMGAGIGGQDQDDIIFVPYTTGSLRLTGQNYLRNITVAVKDTGIINDTQDAVFTAILAMHGGVEDFQIRNMASLIENVSETQNTMTILLGSIAAISLLVGGIGVMNIMLVSVTERTREIGIRMATGARMRNILQQFLIEAVTVSALGGLIGVAAGLGMAGIISAFGTPVKYEMTPVVAAFGCAFATGLIFGYLPARKAAGLNPVTALASE, from the coding sequence ATGAACGGAAACAGAATGCCTCTGATAGATTTACGGGGCATTTATAAGACATACAAAACCGGAGAGCTTTCGGTTGAGGTTCTCCACGGAATAAACCTGAAAATACAGCAGGGCGAGTTTGTGGCTATAATGGGTGCCTCAGGCTCCGGCAAATCAACCCTGATGAATATACTCGGCTGTCTGGATCAGCCTACGGAAGGCACTTATCTTTTCATGGGCGAGGATGTTTCCCGCTTCGGCAAGGATGAACTGGCAAGACTCCGCAGAGAGGAGTTCGGCTTCATATTTCAGAGCTACAACCTCATAAGCACAGCTACAGCGGCAGAAAACACAGAGGTTCCCGCAGTGTATGCCGGTATTCCCCAGCATGCCCGCAGGAAGAGAGCAATTGAGCTATTAACCGAATTGGGGCTTGACGACAGAACGCACCACCGCCCCACTCAGCTCTCAGGCGGTCAGCAGCAGAGGGTCTCCATAGCCCGCGCGCTGATGAACGGGGGACGCATAATCCTTGCCGATGAGCCCACAGGAGCGCTGGACAGCAAAAGCGGCACAGAGGTAATGAAACTACTCGGCGATCTTTCCGCCAAAGGACACACAATAATACTCATCACCCATGAAAGAAGGGTTGCCGAATATGCCGACAGGATAATAGAAATAAGTGACGGCAATATCCTCAGCGATGCCGTGATAAAAAAAGCGGCGGAAAAACCGGAGATATTCAGTCCGGAACCGGAAAAAGTCTCAAGGTTCACAGAACTCACGGAAGCGGCGAAAACCGCAGTAAGATCACTTAAAAGCAATATATTCCGCACTGTGCTGACTCTTCTGGGAATAGTGATAGGCGTTGCCTCGGTAATCACCATGCTCGCAGTAGGCGACGGAGCCAAGCAGGAGGTTGTGGACAGAATAAGCTCAATGGGAAGCAACCTGATGAACGTTCGCCCCGGCGCACCGAACATGCGGGGACGAATGAACATTGCTACCCTTGTGCCGGACGATGTGAAAGCGATAAAAGACCTGCCGAACATCCTAGCCGCCGTGCCGGAGCAGGAAAGCTCCGTTACTGTGCGGTTTGAGGAATCCGACCATTCCACAAAAATAAACGGAACCTCACCGGATTATATAATAGCCAGAAACTGGGAAGTAGCTGAGGGAACCTTCTTCACCGATGAGGATGAAGAGCTTTACGCCACTGTGGCGGTTCTGGGGAAAACCGTTGCCGATGCGCTTTTCAGCGGCAGGGAACCAACTGGAAGCTATATTCTCATCAACAATATACCTTTTCAGGTGATAGGCGTTATGTCCGAAATGGGCGCAGGAATAGGCGGGCAGGATCAGGACGACATAATCTTCGTGCCCTACACCACGGGCAGCCTGCGTCTTACCGGTCAGAACTATCTGCGCAATATCACCGTCGCGGTAAAGGACACAGGCATAATAAACGATACTCAGGATGCTGTTTTCACAGCGATTCTCGCCATGCACGGCGGAGTTGAGGACTTCCAGATACGCAACATGGCGTCCCTGATCGAAAACGTGTCCGAAACCCAGAACACAATGACCATACTTCTCGGTTCCATAGCGGCAATCTCCCTTCTCGTGGGCGGAATAGGTGTAATGAACATAATGCTTGTCTCCGTAACAGAACGCACAAGGGAGATAGGCATACGCATGGCTACAGGGGCGAGAATGCGAAATATACTCCAGCAGTTTTTAATAGAAGCCGTCACAGTCTCCGCCCTCGGAGGGCTCATTGGCGTTGCGGCGGGTCTTGGCATGGCGGGAATAATATCCGCCTTCGGTACGCCTGTGAAATATGAGATGACTCCGGTGGTTGCCGCTTTCGGGTGCGCCTTCGCCACAGGGCTCATATTCGGTTATCTGCCCGCCCGCAAAGCAGCAGGTCTGAACCCTGTCACCGCCCTTGCGTCAGAATAG
- a CDS encoding efflux transporter outer membrane subunit, which yields MKIRKFTYAFCVSALLFSAGCAAKQTENFTPPVMPAAWIAEHDNKSALINSDWWKSFNSPVLAELIDRSLKQSPDITTAAESIIQAKAQLKSTGASMFPSVNLSGGSSVNRSFPSEGSARTSESSSLSLGVSYEVDVWGRISAQVRGAKESLKAAEYDYDAVRLTLVSGVANGYFQLLSLEKRIEYAEINLETAERILKIVQAKYRNGSALKSELLNQESTVLSRKSTLLSLEEEKKQTLNALAVLTGTMPQDFSTGAEDFGAVSVPAVTAGLPSDLLLRRPDLVKAEAQIAAADANAAAARAALFPTLSLSGSAGLATDALLSLANPATSIGLSASVVQSIFDGGTKRSQITISESQKRVLAENYRKSVLTALQEVEDALNSVKYGEEREEIQNQTTAKLEHSLRLTEIQYREGSNSLSDVLDAQTSLFQARDQLASLRLTRINAAVDMFKVLGGGWEITDKIAEK from the coding sequence ATGAAAATACGTAAATTCACATATGCCTTCTGCGTGTCCGCCCTGCTCTTCTCCGCCGGATGCGCCGCCAAACAGACGGAAAATTTCACCCCGCCCGTAATGCCCGCCGCATGGATTGCGGAGCATGACAACAAAAGCGCCTTAATCAACTCCGACTGGTGGAAAAGCTTCAACTCGCCCGTGCTGGCGGAACTCATTGACAGAAGCCTTAAACAGAGCCCGGACATCACCACTGCGGCGGAAAGCATAATTCAGGCAAAAGCGCAGCTTAAGAGCACAGGCGCGTCTATGTTCCCGTCTGTTAATCTCAGCGGCGGCTCATCGGTAAACCGCAGCTTTCCGTCAGAGGGAAGCGCCCGCACAAGTGAATCCTCCAGTCTCTCCCTCGGCGTCAGCTATGAGGTGGATGTATGGGGCAGAATATCCGCGCAGGTCAGGGGAGCCAAGGAATCACTCAAAGCTGCGGAATACGACTATGACGCAGTCAGGCTCACGCTGGTTTCCGGTGTGGCAAACGGATATTTCCAACTCCTTTCACTGGAAAAAAGGATCGAGTATGCCGAAATCAACCTTGAAACCGCTGAAAGAATATTGAAGATAGTTCAGGCAAAATACAGAAACGGCAGCGCACTCAAGTCAGAACTGCTTAATCAGGAATCTACAGTTCTCAGCAGAAAAAGCACTCTGCTCTCACTGGAAGAAGAGAAAAAGCAGACACTTAACGCTCTTGCCGTGCTCACCGGAACAATGCCGCAGGATTTCAGCACCGGAGCAGAGGATTTCGGCGCTGTTTCTGTTCCGGCAGTCACCGCCGGACTCCCCTCAGACCTTCTGCTGAGAAGACCGGATCTGGTCAAAGCTGAGGCTCAGATAGCCGCCGCTGACGCAAACGCAGCAGCCGCCAGAGCGGCGCTTTTCCCAACACTCTCCCTTTCCGGCTCGGCGGGGCTCGCAACGGACGCTCTTCTTTCCCTAGCCAATCCGGCTACAAGCATAGGTTTGTCTGCATCCGTTGTTCAGTCAATATTTGACGGCGGGACAAAACGCAGCCAAATAACTATCAGTGAATCACAGAAACGGGTTCTTGCGGAAAATTACCGTAAATCCGTTCTCACCGCCCTTCAGGAGGTTGAGGACGCTCTCAATTCCGTTAAATACGGAGAGGAAAGGGAAGAAATCCAGAACCAGACAACAGCCAAGCTTGAACATTCCCTCCGTCTGACGGAAATACAGTACAGAGAAGGTTCAAACAGCCTTTCGGATGTTCTGGACGCTCAGACCTCGCTCTTTCAGGCAAGGGATCAGCTTGCCTCACTCCGTCTCACACGTATAAACGCTGCTGTCGATATGTTCAAGGTGCTTGGCGGCGGATGGGAAATAACTGATAAAATTGCGGAAAAATAA
- a CDS encoding MFS transporter, translated as MENRKLFTALFIINFCITLGYGVVDSFFSLYVFELGARGALLGVPLAFYSLAKIFFSVPAGNAAENTGAGRTLVVSVLCFCCVSAGYLFAESLVSVIILRIFQGAACAAFRASVLAVIGNSSRRTSFASVSGTFDMSFYGALGAGPLIGGAVRSFAGFEGVFILLFALCIISLFFVLISGVGKLDRRKTAVDSVDKSFIPGRRYCGLLSFIFFRACGIASCAVFLPLFIEQGMKLGSFRSGVILCVSTVFMTFSLRPMSMLGKVFSKRNIIVSGGMAVSVMYMLIPHAADFPEIIAVCAGTGLFGALSQPACTAALLEEGERLGMGKAVGVFNLFMNMGFAAGPLAGSLIYGIFGLKAVFIVSGLAGIAGTFMFLFLAEKSSEREAFGICEGGYASTEN; from the coding sequence ATGGAAAACAGAAAGCTGTTTACTGCGCTTTTTATTATAAATTTCTGCATAACCCTCGGTTACGGGGTGGTTGACTCCTTTTTTTCCCTGTATGTATTTGAACTGGGAGCCAGAGGGGCGCTTCTCGGCGTTCCTCTGGCTTTCTACTCGCTTGCCAAGATTTTTTTCAGCGTTCCTGCGGGGAATGCAGCGGAAAATACGGGAGCGGGACGCACCCTTGTTGTTTCCGTGCTGTGCTTCTGCTGTGTTTCTGCGGGCTATCTGTTTGCTGAGAGTCTGGTTTCGGTCATTATCCTCCGCATATTCCAAGGCGCTGCGTGTGCGGCTTTCCGTGCATCGGTTCTTGCTGTTATCGGAAACAGCTCACGCCGGACAAGCTTTGCCTCAGTCAGCGGAACTTTTGATATGTCATTTTACGGAGCTCTCGGCGCGGGACCGCTGATAGGCGGAGCTGTGAGAAGCTTTGCGGGGTTTGAGGGAGTATTTATCCTGCTTTTTGCGCTGTGCATAATATCGCTTTTCTTTGTGCTTATCTCCGGCGTAGGAAAGCTGGACCGTCGGAAAACGGCGGTGGATTCCGTGGATAAGTCTTTCATTCCCGGGAGACGATACTGCGGGCTTTTGTCTTTCATCTTTTTCAGGGCATGCGGAATAGCCTCCTGCGCAGTGTTCCTGCCTCTGTTTATTGAACAGGGGATGAAGCTGGGCAGCTTTCGCTCTGGCGTTATTCTTTGTGTTTCAACAGTTTTCATGACATTCAGCCTGCGTCCTATGAGCATGCTCGGGAAGGTTTTCTCAAAAAGAAATATAATCGTATCCGGCGGCATGGCTGTTTCCGTTATGTATATGCTTATTCCTCATGCTGCGGATTTTCCCGAAATCATAGCTGTGTGTGCCGGAACAGGGCTTTTCGGAGCATTATCGCAGCCTGCCTGCACCGCGGCTCTGCTTGAGGAGGGGGAAAGGCTCGGTATGGGTAAAGCTGTCGGCGTTTTTAATCTTTTCATGAACATGGGCTTCGCCGCAGGTCCCCTTGCGGGTTCGCTCATTTACGGAATTTTCGGCTTGAAAGCTGTTTTTATTGTCTCCGGTCTGGCGGGAATAGCCGGAACATTTATGTTTCTCTTCCTTGCTGAAAAAAGCAGCGAAAGAGAAGCCTTCGGTATATGTGAAGGAGGTTATGCCTCAACGGAAAACTGA
- a CDS encoding OprD family outer membrane porin produces the protein MRLSVLFTALAIFLISASAFAADTLKDAFGNGTLKGEIRNFYFARDFDENTPDRADMAVGTLFYYKTAPLYGISAGFAFASSSDIYSDDDKAVYGLLQRDSDGKHESYTRLQEYYIQGEWFNTRVKYGAQEINTPFMNTHDIRMMPKSYEGLSIVNSSIKNLELSAYYITGYMGWTDDEAMDIVKSVNVGADDDKALIVGGAKYTLPVEAAKITVQGWHYDMEDVFGSNYVQLSASKKLGDYNLYFNPSALFQKSKGDDLGGEFDTDQFGFNTGFAAYGFDVTGFYAKTGDDDLFVPWGDGKVIIQQVLAAGRAEEDAYALKVGYDFSKIGVKGLSAYAFHTVYDTPESGSGASADMSETDLSAQYNFGGAFDGLSLRLRYAMIDVDGGEDYNDFRVYLRYNFALGGKK, from the coding sequence ATGAGACTTTCTGTTTTATTTACTGCTTTGGCAATCTTTCTTATCTCGGCTTCCGCGTTCGCCGCAGACACGTTGAAAGATGCCTTTGGAAACGGCACACTGAAAGGCGAGATAAGAAACTTCTATTTCGCAAGGGATTTTGATGAAAACACACCCGACAGGGCGGATATGGCTGTGGGCACTCTGTTTTATTACAAAACAGCGCCTCTTTACGGTATAAGCGCCGGATTTGCTTTCGCTTCGTCCAGCGACATATACAGTGATGACGATAAAGCTGTATACGGACTGCTTCAGAGAGACTCGGACGGGAAGCATGAGAGCTACACCCGTCTTCAGGAGTATTATATTCAGGGTGAATGGTTTAATACCAGAGTAAAATACGGCGCTCAGGAGATCAATACCCCTTTCATGAACACTCACGACATACGTATGATGCCTAAGTCATACGAAGGGCTCTCCATCGTAAACAGCAGCATTAAAAACCTTGAACTGTCAGCCTATTATATAACAGGCTACATGGGCTGGACTGATGATGAGGCGATGGACATAGTGAAGTCCGTAAATGTCGGAGCTGATGACGACAAGGCGCTGATAGTCGGCGGCGCAAAATACACTCTTCCCGTTGAAGCCGCAAAAATTACTGTTCAGGGCTGGCATTATGACATGGAGGATGTTTTCGGCTCGAACTATGTTCAGCTTTCAGCCTCTAAAAAGCTCGGAGACTATAATCTGTATTTCAATCCTTCAGCACTTTTCCAGAAATCCAAAGGTGATGATCTGGGCGGAGAGTTTGATACAGATCAGTTCGGTTTCAACACAGGTTTTGCCGCATACGGTTTTGATGTGACGGGCTTCTATGCGAAAACAGGAGACGATGATCTGTTTGTTCCGTGGGGTGACGGCAAGGTAATAATACAGCAGGTTCTCGCCGCAGGCAGAGCCGAAGAGGATGCTTACGCCCTTAAAGTCGGCTATGATTTTTCCAAAATTGGCGTCAAGGGACTCAGCGCTTATGCTTTTCACACTGTATATGATACCCCCGAATCAGGCAGCGGCGCTTCAGCGGATATGAGTGAGACAGACTTAAGCGCACAGTATAATTTCGGCGGCGCATTTGACGGGCTCAGCCTGCGTCTGAGATACGCTATGATCGATGTGGACGGCGGTGAAGACTATAACGATTTCAGAGTCTACCTCAGATACAACTTCGCCTTGGGCGGCAAAAAATAA
- a CDS encoding FAD-dependent oxidoreductase: MKRLFSIRFLLALLIAAVMSLPAYAEKVYNTDIAIIGAGATGLSAGVQASLLGAKVIVIEKQAIPGGTSNFAEGLFAAESSLQMRQGIDVSKEFAFKTIMDYSHWRANAPLVSAFVNKSAETVEWLKQFGIQYEYIGVGGFGGPLTWHVVGDYLGEDGKHYHHGAAVVQALTKALKDNGGQLLLQTPGKSLIVKDGKIAGVVAEDRDGEKVIINSKAVVIGTGGFANNKEMMKQFSRYPDMIFIGQIGKTGDGIQMAWAAGADKEGAEVMQSYRPGLAGFHPASHLIAAAVQPYLFVDPQGHRYTDESNITEWPQSGNALERIGGTAYSIYDETTKQMFINDGIQMPLGEWVIFGTKLDKLEQDFTKELAKNNGNVFKCSTIEEVAAKIGADPKVLKATVERNNKAAEMHKDDLFHKKADYLRPVTKAPFYVTKLHPRALGTLGGIKINEKTEVLNTKGAVISGLYAGGLDAGGMYGDSYDLKLGGGTFGFAINSGRIAGENAVKFISK, from the coding sequence ATGAAACGTTTATTTTCCATTAGGTTTCTGCTTGCGCTGTTAATCGCGGCAGTAATGTCTTTGCCCGCGTATGCGGAAAAAGTTTACAACACGGACATCGCCATCATAGGCGCTGGGGCTACAGGTCTCTCCGCCGGTGTTCAGGCATCTCTTCTCGGAGCTAAAGTCATAGTGATCGAGAAACAGGCTATCCCCGGCGGAACAAGCAACTTCGCCGAAGGTCTTTTCGCTGCTGAGAGCTCGCTTCAGATGAGGCAGGGTATTGATGTATCAAAAGAGTTTGCATTTAAAACAATCATGGACTACAGCCACTGGAGAGCAAACGCTCCTCTTGTGAGCGCATTCGTAAACAAATCCGCAGAGACGGTAGAATGGCTCAAACAGTTCGGAATCCAGTACGAATACATTGGTGTGGGCGGTTTCGGCGGTCCTCTCACATGGCACGTTGTGGGTGATTATCTCGGTGAAGACGGTAAACACTACCATCACGGAGCGGCTGTCGTTCAGGCTCTTACCAAGGCTCTCAAAGATAACGGCGGTCAGCTTCTTCTTCAGACCCCCGGCAAATCCCTCATAGTCAAAGACGGTAAAATAGCAGGTGTAGTCGCGGAGGACAGAGACGGCGAAAAAGTCATCATCAATTCCAAGGCAGTTGTAATCGGCACGGGCGGCTTTGCCAATAATAAAGAGATGATGAAACAGTTCTCCAGATACCCCGACATGATTTTCATCGGTCAGATCGGTAAAACTGGTGACGGTATACAGATGGCGTGGGCAGCAGGCGCGGATAAAGAAGGCGCGGAAGTTATGCAGTCATACCGCCCCGGGCTTGCCGGCTTTCATCCTGCGTCTCATCTTATAGCAGCCGCTGTTCAGCCTTATCTGTTTGTTGATCCTCAAGGTCACAGATACACTGATGAATCCAACATCACAGAATGGCCCCAGTCCGGCAACGCCCTTGAGAGAATAGGCGGAACAGCTTACTCAATCTATGACGAAACAACAAAACAGATGTTCATTAACGACGGCATCCAGATGCCTCTCGGCGAATGGGTAATCTTCGGGACAAAACTCGACAAGCTTGAACAGGACTTCACAAAAGAGCTGGCAAAAAACAACGGTAATGTTTTCAAATGCAGCACTATTGAAGAGGTTGCGGCAAAAATAGGCGCGGATCCCAAGGTTCTTAAAGCCACTGTTGAGCGCAATAATAAAGCGGCAGAAATGCACAAGGATGATCTCTTCCACAAAAAAGCAGATTATCTCAGACCCGTTACGAAAGCTCCTTTCTATGTGACAAAGCTCCATCCCAGAGCACTCGGCACACTAGGCGGTATTAAAATAAACGAAAAAACAGAGGTTCTTAATACAAAAGGGGCAGTTATCTCCGGACTTTATGCCGGCGGTCTTGACGCTGGCGGCATGTACGGCGACAGCTACGATCTCAAGCTCGGGGGCGGTACATTCGGTTTTGCCATTAACTCCGGACGTATAGCAGGCGAGAACGCTGTTAAATTCATCTCCAAATAA
- a CDS encoding cytochrome c3 family protein → MKTTGFISIILSVLFAVLIAGSVFASGELRGSHKENDVQCADCHGTDTPDSAAKTSSCFSCHGDYKSLAELTKNVEEANPHENHMGELACKECHGIHKPSELFCNKECHNFDMKVK, encoded by the coding sequence ATGAAAACCACCGGATTTATCAGTATTATTTTGTCTGTTTTGTTTGCTGTCCTCATTGCTGGTTCAGTGTTTGCTTCGGGTGAGCTCAGAGGATCACACAAAGAAAATGATGTTCAGTGCGCTGACTGTCACGGAACAGACACTCCTGATTCCGCCGCAAAAACATCCTCATGCTTTTCCTGCCACGGCGATTACAAATCCCTTGCTGAGCTGACAAAGAATGTGGAAGAAGCAAATCCGCATGAAAACCATATGGGTGAGCTTGCCTGTAAGGAATGTCACGGTATTCACAAGCCTTCAGAGCTTTTCTGCAACAAGGAATGCCATAACTTTGACATGAAGGTGAAATAA
- a CDS encoding FadR/GntR family transcriptional regulator: MKAFQPVRQVKASDEVFNQLKDSIITGMYKTGDKLPSERELIEMFKVSRTVVREAMKVLAATGFVEIRYGATGGAFVNDLTFDRLSDAWGDLFSSGKLSIPELCQARILIEPHVARLAAENRNNEYIEKLEKALSNEGLHDTYPDTVHERQRVHYVLAEMCRNRFLESIVKSLVILIRNITEEFQPPTDEVHPLGMHDALVKAVIAGDGDAAEKEMRAHLIEFNDRMAAAEEKYRKSQKKIWTVG, encoded by the coding sequence TTGAAAGCATTCCAGCCGGTCAGGCAGGTAAAAGCTTCTGATGAAGTTTTTAATCAACTGAAAGATTCCATTATCACAGGCATGTACAAAACCGGAGACAAACTCCCTTCCGAACGTGAATTAATCGAAATGTTCAAGGTCAGCAGAACCGTTGTGAGAGAGGCGATGAAAGTTCTCGCCGCCACAGGTTTTGTGGAAATACGCTATGGCGCCACAGGCGGTGCCTTTGTAAACGACCTTACATTTGACAGACTGAGCGATGCGTGGGGGGATCTGTTTTCATCAGGCAAGCTTTCCATCCCTGAGCTCTGTCAGGCGAGAATACTTATAGAACCGCACGTGGCAAGGCTTGCAGCGGAAAACAGAAATAATGAATACATTGAAAAACTGGAAAAAGCTCTCTCGAACGAAGGACTTCACGATACATACCCCGACACGGTACACGAAAGACAGAGAGTACATTATGTTTTGGCTGAAATGTGCCGTAACAGGTTTCTTGAGTCAATAGTCAAATCACTTGTTATCCTCATAAGAAACATCACGGAAGAGTTTCAGCCGCCCACTGATGAGGTTCACCCTCTCGGCATGCACGATGCTCTTGTGAAAGCCGTTATCGCCGGAGACGGTGACGCAGCGGAAAAAGAGATGCGCGCGCACCTCATAGAATTCAATGACCGTATGGCGGCGGCAGAGGAAAAATACAGAAAATCCCAGAAGAAGATCTGGACCGTAGGCTGA